One genomic window of Punica granatum isolate Tunisia-2019 chromosome 1, ASM765513v2, whole genome shotgun sequence includes the following:
- the LOC116192389 gene encoding soluble inorganic pyrophosphatase 1-like: MSSDGDGNGNEAEGSQPHRPAPRLNERILSTLSRRSVAAHPWHDLEIGPGAPNIFNCVVEITKGSKVKYELDKKTGLIKVDRVLYSSVVYPHNYGFVPRTLCEDNDPMDVLILMQEPVLPGCFLRARAIGLMPMIDQGEKDDKIIAVCADDPEYKHYTDIKELPPHRLSEIRRFFEDYKKNENKEVAVNDFLPSTSAVEAIRYSMNLYAEYILQTLRR; this comes from the exons ATGAGCAGCGATGGAGatggaaatggaaatgaaGCTGAGGGAAGCCAGCCGCATCGCCCTGCACCTCGCCTGAACGAGAGGATCCTCTCAACATTGTCCAGGAGATCAGTGGCTGCCCATCCTTGGCATGATCTTGAGATtg GACCTGGAGCTCCCAATATCTTTAACTGC GTTGTTGAGATAACCAAGGGGAGCAAGGTCAAGTATGAACTTGACAAGAAGACTGGTCTGATTAAG GTGGATAGGGTGTTATATTCATCAGTAGTGTATCCCCATAATTATGGCTTCGTCCCTCGCACATTATGTGAGGACAACGATCCGATGGATGTCTTAATCCTCATGCAG GAACCAGTCCTCCCAGGGTGTTTCCTGCGTGCCCGAGCCATTGGACTGATGCCTATGATTGACCAG GGAGAGAAGGATGATAAGATTATTGCAGTGTGCGCCGATGACCCTGAGTACAAACACTACACTGACatcaaagagcttcccccACATCGCCTTTCAGAGATCCGTCGCTTTTTTGAAGACT ACAAAAAGAATGAGAACAAGGAGGTTGCTGTGAACGATTTCTTACCGTCAACATCTGCTGTTGAAGCCATCCGATACTCGAT GAACCTCTATGCTGAGTACATCTTGCAAACATTGAGGAGGTAA